In a genomic window of Callithrix jacchus isolate 240 chromosome 22, calJac240_pri, whole genome shotgun sequence:
- the OR10H4 gene encoding olfactory receptor 10H3: MLGQNYSTMSEFILFGFSAFPQQLLPVLFLLYLLMYLFTLLGNLLIMATVWIEHRLHTPMYLFLCALSISEILFTVAITPRMLADLLSTHHSITFLACASQMFFSFTFGFTHSFLLMVMGYDRYVAICHPLHYNMFMSPRGCARLVAWTWAGGSVMGMMVTMIVFHLTFCGSTVIQHFACHVFSLLKLACGNNTSSVIMGVMLVCVTALGGCLLLLILSYVFIVAAILRIPSAEGRHKTFSTCVSHLTVVVVHYSFASIIYFKPKGLHSMYSDALMATTYTVFTPFLSPIIFSLRNKELKNAIHKNFCRKFCPLSS, from the coding sequence ATGCTTGGTCAGAACTACAGCACCATGTCTGAATTTATCCTCTTTGGCTTCTCAGCCTTTCCCCAGCAGCTCCTCCCCGTCTTGTTCCTGCTGTACCTCCTGATGTACCTGTTCACATTACTGGGGAACCTTCTCATCATGGCTACAGTCTGGATTGAACACAGACTCCACACACCTATGTACCTCTTCTTGTGTGCCCTCTCCATCTCTGAGATTCTGTTCACTGTTGCCATCACCCCTCGTATGCTCGCTGATCTGCTCTCCACCCATCATTCCATCACCTTTCTGGCTTGTGCCAGCCAGATGTTCTTCTCCTTCACATTTGGCTTCACTCACTCCTTCCTTCTCATGGTCATGGGCTATGATCGCTACGTGGCCATCTGCCACCCACTGCATTACAACATGTTCATGAGCCCCCGTGGCTGTGCCCGTCTTGTGGCCTGGACCTGGGCTGGTGGCTCAGTCATGGGGATGATGGTGACAATGATAGTTTTTCACCTCACTTTCTGTGGGTCTACTGTGATCCAACATTTTGCCTGCCATGTGTTTTCCCTCTTGAAGTTGGCCTGTGGAAACAACACATCATCTGTTATCATGGGTGTGATGCTGGTATGTGTCACAGCCCTGGGAGGCTGTTtactcctcctcatcctctcctATGTCTTCATTGTGGCTGCCATCTTAAGGATTCCCTCTGCTGAGGGCCGGCACAAGACTTTCTCCACATGTGTATCCCACCTCACTGTGGTGGTCGTGCACTATAGTTTTGCCTCCATTATTTACTTCAAGCCCAAGGGCCTCCATTCTATGTACAGTGATGCCTTGATGGCCACCACCTATACTGTCTTCACCCCCTTCCTTAGCCCAATCATTTTCAGCCTAAGGAACAAGGAGCTGAAGAATGCCATACATAAAAACTTTTGCAGAAAATTCTGTCCTCTAAGCTCCTGA